TTTAATCGATATCTCGACCACAGAATTCCAATAGTCGAAGACGGCTATGTCCAACATCGACGTACGTTTTGCGTCTTCTCCTCCCCACACTATTTCAACGCCAAGTTCGGTTATATCTGGTATATTGAGTGTAGGTTGACCAAAAGCAACACCTACACCGCCGCGCCAGCCAGAGTATTTATAATCTATTGGGAATAGGCCAATCTCCTTATCGATTTGATTGACCACCGGGAATTTTTCTGTTTTTGGAATCTCGCTTGTCCCATCAAGACCGAAATTCAATAAAAGTAATAGAAATATAGTTTGAGCCATCATAAGCCTGTATACATTTTATTGTGTTAAAAAAAGTTGAAAATCGTAGAATAAACATATCGTTTCTGTTCAATATTAGACGTAAAAAACGATATCAAAAGCAATAAAAAATAACACTCTATTATTTACTTAACTTAAATCAAGTATATACGCTGGTAATTAGAATGTTATAGTCAAGTTTACAATTCGTTTAATTCCTGTTAAAAAGTTCATCAATTGCCCTCATTATAACGCCTTCCGCATTCTCCGTAACAGGGCTTGAAAGAATTTCATATCCGCCTTCCCGGTACGCATTCCTGGTCCCAATATAAAATGGGCCATAATCGCCATACGCGGCCATCGCCACGAATCTATCAGGAGCTTTTGCTTTGGCGGCCAACTGATACTCTACGAAGAGTTCGCCGGGCATGAAAAAAATTCTCGCATCATTAATTCCCAAACAAGCAAAACCAATTGCTTTCCGCTGCAAAGTCCGTTTATACCAACCCAACCTGCCTAAATTATTGGCCAAATAAATGCCGTCTTTCGTGGCCATTTCCTTTTCGATATCGGCTGTTTTAGGATTGGATGGCAACAAAACGGGCGTAACAGACCAGGTAACATTACCGCTATTTACGGAATATCTCTGCGTATTTTCCCATGCGCGTTTCATGCCGTCGGCAAGCCTTTTTGCGAGAATAAACCGAGTCTCACGGCTACCGTCATTGTATTTTCCCGCGGCAATATTCCCGCCTGCGCCATTAAAATGAACATGCAACGCATCGGGAACTTCCAACTGACGAAGATACCGGGCAATCCCGGGAAAATCAGGATTTGCAATGCCCGTACGGTAATAGCTCTGCGGATGGGTGGCATAAAAACTTAAAACAGCGAGCGGGATATTTTTATTCCAAAAGCTGAGTAACGACACATCGGGATCAACTACCCCTTCCGACATATTCCTTAGCCGGGGGTCAGAACAAGAAGATCCACGCATCACGCCCATCTTCCCATTAATTGTATCGACTCTCCTGTTGGAAGCAACCTGAAAAACCGGAGCTTTCCCTAATCCGATATGCGTAACATCCTGCAATTTCAGTAACGAATTAGCAATCGACTTTTGTAGCCTTTTTATAAGAACTCGGGCGAAGGTGCCATCGAAACAACCGATAGGCAAATTCTTCTCTTTTAATAAACGTTCGGCTGTAAAATCGCAAATAGGCGCATCGTGCTGATGTACGGTATGCACAGCCACTCGGTCGGAAGCCGTGGCTGCCGCCTCAGCGATGGCCTGTTTAAAGACATCTTGAGATTCGTTTGAAATACCTATCCAATCGACAGCGCATAAAACTATAGGGAGGCCGGCCCCGGTTATGACTACGCCTCTCGCTCTCAGCCCTAATTCAGAGGAATTGATCATTGGGTCGTAAGTCAAAAGGCTACTCACGGGCGGCGTGGCATCAACATCGAATACGCCCAATTTTAGAGAATCGCCATTTTTATTATCGATATAGCGGTAGATGTTTCCAAACGGGACGGCTGCAGCAGTTGCAGCAGCAATCCCGCCGGTTACGGTCGTCAAAAACGATCTTCTTGATACATTTTTTAATAGCATTTGGCTTACTGTTATGAGTAGTTTGACCCTTTCTAGGAAATCAGATGGAGTTTATCCCTGTTTTCATATACTTTCATGATAGCATTGATCACATCTTCCATGTCTTTCTCATTCGCGAGCAAGGGGCCTGACGCCCAAAGCATGACCATATTATCGCAAACCCAATCACAAGCCGGGAGGAATAAGTCGCTCTTGAACTGTTGTAACCTCTCAGCGGAGTACATGGTCTTATATTCTCTTCTTGAAAGAATATTATCCGTCCATGGTTCGCGATGCAGGCCGTTTTTAATATACGGACTGAGCTCAATTCCCTCAGCGGCTATTGCTTTCAAAAAAACATTCCGGTGAACATTATTCCAATACTCTTTGTGGAAAGCCATTGTATATAGGTAATATGATCCTTTATCGGTTTTATGATACATTTTTTGAGGGACCAAACCTTTAAAATCTTTCAACTTAGAGGTCAGGAAAGCAGCGTTACGGCTACGTGTTTCAAATTGCTCCTGAGCATGCTTTAACTGTTCTAAAAGAATAGTAGCTTCAAACTGGTTCATTCTGTATTTTGGCCCGATGGTAACGGAACGACCCTCTTTATTCGTGCCATGATTCATCACCGTATAACAGTCATTAAGCAATTTCTCATTATTGCTAATAATGCCGCCACCCTCTCCGCAGCAAATTGTTTTACTGGTTTGAAAACTGAAACATCCGGCATCCCCTAAAGAACCTAATTTTTGACCTCTGTGCTCAGCAAGATGTGCCTGACAAGCGTCTTCGATAACTTTAAGATTATGTTTCTTTGCAATAGATAAAATACTGTCCAGATCGCACGGCTGTCCCATCATGTGTACCGGCATGATAGCCACCGTATTTTTATTGATTTTCTTTTCTACTTCCTTAGGATCCAATTGGAACGATTCTTTATCCAAATCGACCATCACGGGGAGAGCACGTGCGCTGATAATTGCGGAAATGGTGCCCATATCGGTGTAGGGAGTAGTAATTATTTCATCACCCGGCCCAAATCCCATGGCTTCGACAACCGTATGCAACGCCTGGGTTCCAGAGCCGGTGGTCACGCACCCCTTCACTCCCAAAAGCTGAGCGTATCTTTTCTCAAAAGTTGGAACAGCTCCGTTTAGGTTATCGTCTATTCTGTTCCATCTACCGCTTCTGACTGTTTTCGAAAGGCTTTCAACTATTTGTTCATCCACATATGGCCATTTGGGCCAAACCTTATTATTCACAACCGGTTCTCCTCCAAGTGCCGCTAATTTGGAAATATCACTCTTTAGATAAATATTCGTAGAAATACTTTCCAACGGTTTCACAACATTTGAACTCGCCATCGCAGCTGCACCAGCTGATACGGTTGTCAGAAATGCTCTTCTGCTAACTTTTTTTGATTTCATAATGTTTTTCCATTTAAAATCCAAATAAAATTGGACAATTCACTTTAATTAACTTTTAAATTTTATCTTTGTGTCAGGGTGTTAAGAGGAAACAGGCTCTGCCGGGGGGCAACCTGTCAGCAATAAGCACCCTGACGGTACGCAGTAATGCTACTGGGGGAGGTCGAGATTCTACCTCCCTTTTTGTATTACTGATACTGTCCATATGGCTAAGAAAACCCGATCCTACATCCTACGGTAAACAATCTTTCCACAGCAGACTGTCCGTCCTTTCGGCGGGAGCTGCAAATTCCTGTATCAGTTTACGATAGGCGGGGGTCACATACTAATTTAAGCAGACTTCAAAGCTGCAACATTATGATAGTGTTTCCCCCGTGGAAAAATTGCTTACACTGTAGGATTGTATGTTAATTGACAACACAAGGCACATATTCCTGTCCATGTTTGAGTACGAAAAATATCCTGTTCACCAGTTTACGGGCAATCTTGACGATGGCCTTCTGAGCGTTCATCCGTTTACGGTACCCTTGGTAAGCCATCGTCATTGCCGGGTCTTTCCTTATGGCTATCCAGGCAGCCTCGATTATATAACAGCGCAACATGGCGTGCTTGCGAACCGTGATGTTACCGTTTGCCTGACTTTCCCCGCTGGAATGACACATCGGTATCAGACCGATGTAGGAGGCCAGCGCATCGGCATTGCAAAACCGCCCGATATCGTCTATCTCGACCGCCAACGACATGGCGGTGGTTATCCCTATTCCCGGGACCGAAGTCAGCAGACGTATTGGCTCCTTGAGTGCATCACTGCGGGATAACGCACGCAGCAGGCGTGTTTGCCCCAGGAGTATGCCCCGCAGGCGTACAAACTGCTCAATATGTATCCCCAGTGCTTCCTTTCCATATTCGGTAGAAAGGAGTACTTCGCGTAGCCATGCCAGAAACCGCTTTGACCAGTTACCCACCGAATAACGTGTGAATTCCTCCGGGATATCTATCCCGTGGAAGCGTAAAAATGACTTTATCCGGTTCTTCTCCCTCGTGGTGTCTTTTTACGATCCTGTTTCTCAACCTTATCAAAGAACGCATTTCCAGGGTGGCTATATCCGGCACATAAATACCTTTTAATGTTCCCGACCGTAACTCCCTGGCCAGTTTCCCGCAATCAACCGCGTCGGTCTTGCGCAATTTCTCCTTACTCATGGTCGGCACATCCGCCGGATTGACTACGATATTGTTGATCCCCAATGTTACTAACTTCTCATGTATCCAGAACCCGCTGAAGCCCGCTTCATAAACCGAATGATAATCCGCTCCCGGATAATGGGTTGTCAAAAACTTGTGCAGCGATTCCGGACTTGGAGATTGACTGAACCTCTTCAGAACCGAATGTTCCGACAATACCGATACCGACCAACTCTTCAAATGGACATCAATTCCTATGTAAATATTTTGTCCTTTGAAATCTAATTTGTTACTTTGCCTTGTATTCATAAGCTATATTGTTTAAGTTAAGATTGTTATCTCTCAAAAACAAAGTTAACTAAAATGATATAGCTTTTTTACTGGACTACCTATCCGTCTTTTCCAAGTTTAAACATAGGAACTAATTTTTTTTAAGTACATTCTTATTATTTAATACCCACCAACTGAATTTTGACCAAATCTTCAATTTCCTTTCCTTCGTTTATAAATCTGGCCAATGTATATACGTCATTATTATTCCCCAATGCAATCGAATTTACATAGGTTGGAATAGAACCGTTCTCATAGAAAATTGGACCTAAATCCTGATATTTCCTTTCAGGGATGTTGTAAGTAACAAGATGCAAATATTCCATCCCTTTCGCGGCACCCATATTAATTTTGTCGAGTCCGGCTACTCTCTTTCCGTCTTTGTATATCGGCGCACCCGTAAGGTAATAAATCATACCGCTCTTATCGATGCAGAAGCCAAGGTAACCATAACTGAATTGATCGAACATTCCGCTTTCCTTCGACGGTAAAGATGTAATGCGGTCAACAATTTCAACTTTTTTCTCACGCGGATCAAATGTAAAAAGATACCCTGAATTTCCGTGCACGCCATATGCCTTATTTTCAGGACTATACCAGTATATCTTACGCCAGTTATACCCCATACTTCCCGCATCTTTGGGATCATATTGACCAAAATAATCGAGTCGCAGATCAACTCCGTCCAATTTTCTCAAAGCGGGATCAGAAGGGTTATAATAGAATATGTCTCCGTCGGCAGTAGAATAGTAAACATTCCCGTCACGAGGATCTATGAACATGGAACGACAAATTACCCTGAAATTTTCGGTACCTAGCTGCGTTTCTCCTGCTTTAGATATCGAACCGAGGTTTTTCAGTTCTCCTTTCTGGATATTATAATCCAAAAACAGCCCTCTTGGCCAAGTCAGTCCGTACAAATGGTCTCGATCTTTATCCATCACCATTGTAATGATACCCTCCCCTTCCGGTGCTAGGGCGAGACTCTTTATTTCTCCGCTCTTCATATCATAATAAAGAAAATGGCCACCGGGATATAACCTATATTCCTCCGGAGCAACTGTGGGAACATGTTCGGCACCATCTGTCATTTGATAATAACCGAGGTGGGTAGCGAAATACAGTTTCCCGTCTTTTTCATAAAATTCAACATGGCTTTTGCCTTGCGCGATATATTTTTGTTGTTTCTCTCCCAATGCTTCTGATAAATCTGCAATAAATTCCGTCTTATCCTCTTTGGGGTCATAACGGTAAAATTGTCCTCCGATATCATGCCTAGTGGAGGACAATACATAATATATTTTTCCATCACTTGCTGCCGATATCGCATTATAGGTGTCATGCGCATCCGGGAACCCGGAAAAGTAAGTTCTGGCAATTAAGGTATCACCGACAATAAAATCATTTGTTTTCTCGACAGAAACGGTTTTCGAATTGTTGTTACAAGCAATGAGTAACAAAGTTGATAAAAAAGGAATCAAGATTGTTTTTTTCATTTTAAAGTTCATTTTTAATTTATATTGGTTACATTTTTAATATTTCTGAAAATCCCGCTAATATCCTAGACTCAATACTTTTATCCCATCTTGCCGGCAGCCCATATACCCGCTGAGCGCCATCACCCTCATATCCCCCTTCTTCGAGAATTGTGACTGTTGGGATATATCCCATTACATCATTTGCATAAGACATTACAAAAAATTCATCGCCATACAACTTCTTCAACTGAAGGGCATAGGAAATTACCGACTCCCCTCCAAGGACAAACAACTGCTGTTCTCCTATCCGCCAATGTTGAATCGGGAAAGGATAATTATGTCGGAATGATTTATTGGATTCGTATTCGGCAATCATTCCCCTTGCCCAGCGACCTTCGTAATCGTCCCTAAGAGATATTTCCTGAATTTTTTGCATCGGAAGAGGTGTATCGAATAACAAATTAACCTCATCGTATGCAACCTGTATATTACTCTTTTGAATTTTCATATCCCCGGAAAGGACACACTCAACTGATACCGCTAATTGTTTTCCATACTGGATGGCTAAAGGAACAGATCTTCTCGGCAAGGGGTTCTGGTCTGCTCCTGCACCTTGAAAAAAAAGCGCCATTGCCCCCGGATACATTTTTTCCAGTTCTATCTGGGCAAATCCGGGATAATCTCCTGAAAATTCATTAATAGACAGAGTAGTAGGATGACAAGCGTAGCCAAAGATCACGGCGAGTAGCTTTTTATCCAAATCCTCAATCTTAATCACAGGCACAGCGTAATCATTAGGGCCTTTTAACGTTGTGACCGACAACAATTGATTTTCACTGTTATTTCTTCGGTTTACTTGAAATCTGGAAATTCCATTCCCGGTATATATTCTGGCTGGTTTCAAACCACTCAATGCCTGCTCAACCAATAGCAACAAATTCTTTTTCAATTGTGCTGTATAGATATCCACTTTTTGCCATTCGGAACGATCCATCGGATAAATATATTTTAAAGCGCGGGCAACCACCGGTCCTGAGTGAGTATGGGAACTACTTATAATAATTTGCGATTTTTCAAAGTCATATCGCTGCTTCAATATTCCCTTCAATTCATTGGAAAAATCCTGCGGAATCGAAAGGATATCCATTGTTATCAAAAGAGTTTTGAATCCTTTCTGGTCCTGGAATACAATCGCTTTTGCCCATAAATCGTGAAGAACACCTTCTGACGGTGTTGTCCGACTGGCATAACCGGCCATCCACATCGGAAATTCAGGAGTAATCTTTACTTTGCCAACCCCTATTTCCCATATGTCTGCAGATTCCTCCACATTTCCAGAAAATCCGAACGAAGGCAGAATAAACAGTACAAGTATAAGACAATGGCGAATTATTCTTTTCTGCAACATGACCTACATTCCTTCTCTTTTAATAATTTTCTCGGCATTCATAGAGATCTTCTCAATCGCGTTCGCAATGCTATCTAAAGAAGATTTGTCTCCCAACAGCATATTCTGAGTCAACCATATA
This portion of the Petrimonas sulfuriphila genome encodes:
- a CDS encoding neutral/alkaline non-lysosomal ceramidase N-terminal domain-containing protein — translated: MLQKRIIRHCLILVLFILPSFGFSGNVEESADIWEIGVGKVKITPEFPMWMAGYASRTTPSEGVLHDLWAKAIVFQDQKGFKTLLITMDILSIPQDFSNELKGILKQRYDFEKSQIIISSSHTHSGPVVARALKYIYPMDRSEWQKVDIYTAQLKKNLLLLVEQALSGLKPARIYTGNGISRFQVNRRNNSENQLLSVTTLKGPNDYAVPVIKIEDLDKKLLAVIFGYACHPTTLSINEFSGDYPGFAQIELEKMYPGAMALFFQGAGADQNPLPRRSVPLAIQYGKQLAVSVECVLSGDMKIQKSNIQVAYDEVNLLFDTPLPMQKIQEISLRDDYEGRWARGMIAEYESNKSFRHNYPFPIQHWRIGEQQLFVLGGESVISYALQLKKLYGDEFFVMSYANDVMGYIPTVTILEEGGYEGDGAQRVYGLPARWDKSIESRILAGFSEILKM
- a CDS encoding DegT/DnrJ/EryC1/StrS family aminotransferase codes for the protein MKSKKVSRRAFLTTVSAGAAAMASSNVVKPLESISTNIYLKSDISKLAALGGEPVVNNKVWPKWPYVDEQIVESLSKTVRSGRWNRIDDNLNGAVPTFEKRYAQLLGVKGCVTTGSGTQALHTVVEAMGFGPGDEIITTPYTDMGTISAIISARALPVMVDLDKESFQLDPKEVEKKINKNTVAIMPVHMMGQPCDLDSILSIAKKHNLKVIEDACQAHLAEHRGQKLGSLGDAGCFSFQTSKTICCGEGGGIISNNEKLLNDCYTVMNHGTNKEGRSVTIGPKYRMNQFEATILLEQLKHAQEQFETRSRNAAFLTSKLKDFKGLVPQKMYHKTDKGSYYLYTMAFHKEYWNNVHRNVFLKAIAAEGIELSPYIKNGLHREPWTDNILSRREYKTMYSAERLQQFKSDLFLPACDWVCDNMVMLWASGPLLANEKDMEDVINAIMKVYENRDKLHLIS